The following proteins come from a genomic window of Malus sylvestris chromosome 4, drMalSylv7.2, whole genome shotgun sequence:
- the LOC126619638 gene encoding uncharacterized protein LOC126619638, with protein sequence MDRSDVEKIAFRRHEGHYVFLVRPCGLTNAQATFQNLMNDDIFRLYLEGVVADPSKLQAIIDWSTPANVKWSQGAKEAFQQLKQVMTSPQVLALPDFTLRFELECDASGNGIVAVLQQKRRPIAFTSQDLGPRNQSLSYERELVAIVHWRKFKNKLPILVGNDIASGFKCYTIINSANGYRKWINAAKSSVSFSEKDVQKVKCNWSSIAGTPGGKQCGGSCLGRL encoded by the exons ATGGATCGATCAGATGTGGAGAAGATTGCATTCAGGAGACATGAAGGGCATTATGTGTTCCTAGTTAGGCCCTGTGGACTCACAAATGCACAGGCTACATTCCAGAATTTGATGAATGATGACATTTTTAGGCTTTACCTTGAG GGAGTAGTTGCTGATCCATCAAAGCTTCAAGCTATAATTGATTGGTCTACACCTGCTAATGTGAAG TGGTCTCAGGGTGCTAAAGAAGCTTTCCAGCAGCTCAAACAAGTCATGACATCACCACAAGTCTTGGCTCTGCCAGATTTTACATTACGATTTGAGCTTGAGTGTGATGCCTCAGGCAATGGAATTGTTGCAGTATTACAACAGAAGAGAAGGCCAATTGCTTTTACCAGTCAAGATTTGGGTCCTAGGAATCAATCATTGTCTTATGAAAGAGAACTCGTTGCTATTGTGCAC TggagaaaattcaagaacaagttGCCAATTCTTGTTGGTAATGATATTGCATCTGGGTTCAAATGCTACACCATCATCAATTCTGCCAATGGTTACAGAAAATGGATTAATGCAGCAAAATCCTCTGTCAGTTTTTCAGAGAAGGATGTACAAAAAGTAAAATGCAACTGGAGTTCAATTGCTGGTACACCGGGGGGAAAACAGTGTGGAGGAAGTTGCTTGGGAAGATTATga
- the LOC126618416 gene encoding 3-ketoacyl-CoA synthase 15 produces MPRVVFCPDYKINLKDGREEAALVMFGAINDLFGATKVRPKDIRILVVNCGVLNTTSSLSSIVINHFKLRPNVQSFNLGGMGCAAGIVALDLAKDLLNAYPGSYALVVSTEAVCYTWYKGNDFDLLISNCFLQMGAAAMLLSSSSLDRWHAKYELKQLVRTHKGMDERSFNNIHLKEDAEGTQGVSMSKDVIQVGGRALKANITTIGPFVLPVSEQFHFLTNLLFRKKKTNYKPYIPDYKLAFEHVCILATSEKVLNEIQKNLELTEDYMEASRKTLERFGDTFSSSVWYELAYLEATSKIKRGGRFWQLTFGSGFKCNSVV; encoded by the exons ATGCCCCGAGTGGTATTCTGCCCAGATTACAAGATAAATCTGAAGGACGGAAGAGAAGAGGCAGCTTTGGTGATGTTCGGGGCCATAAATGACCTTTTCGGAGCCACCAAAGTCCGGCCAAAGGACATTAGGATCCTCGTGGTGAACTGTGGAGTTCTGAATACGACCTCATCGCTGTCATCCATTGTGATAAACCATTTCAAGCTGAGGCCTAACGTACAGAGCTTCAACCTTGGTGGAATGGGTTGTGCTGCAGGAATCGTAGCCCTTGATCTTGCCAAAGACCTTTTAAATGCTTATCCTGGCTCATATGCACTGGTGGTCAGCACGGAGGCTGTGTGCTATACATGGTACAAAGGCAATGATTTCGATCTGCTCATTTCTAATTGCTTCCTTCAAATGGGGGCGGCCGCCATGCTGCTCTCTAGCTCCAGTCTCGATCGATGGCATGCCAAATATGAACTCAAAcag CTGGTTCGAACTCACAAAGGCATGGATGAGAGGAGCTTCAACAACATACATTTGAAGGAAGATGCAGAGGGCACACAAGGAGTGTCGATGAGCAAAGACGTGATTCAGGTTGGCGGTCGCGCACTCAAGGCCAACATCACCACTATCGGCCCCTTCGTTCTCCCCGTTAGCGAACAATTCCATTTCCTCACCAATTTGCTCTTCAGGAAGAAGAAAACTAATTACAAGCCTTACATTCCTGACTACAAGCTTGCCTTCGAGCACGTGTGCATATTGGCAACT AG CGAGAAGGTGCTCAATGAAATACAGAAGAACCTAGAGCTTACGGAGGACTACATGGAGGCATCCAGGAAAACCCTGGAGCGATTTGGAGACACTTTTAGTAGTAGTGTTTGGTACGAACTCGCTTACTTAGAG